DNA from Ictalurus punctatus breed USDA103 chromosome 7, Coco_2.0, whole genome shotgun sequence:
GAATAAAACATCAactaattcacaaaaataataacaataataaatcataGAGTTTCCACTGGGTATCGTGACGAATATGTGCTTACTCTGACGATTTCATGGTTACTGAGATACAAATGTGCCCTtctgaggaaagaaaaaaaaaaaaagaaaaaaaaaaatacccttatcaatcattacaatattaatacaaaataaaaataaaaaaagaacaataattattaataatacaataCATACACAGAAATAATGGAAAACGTTCATAGCCCGTCACATCTTCAtgagtgttttaaaatgtacacgTTAAAATGGATggggaagcaaaaaaaaaaacaaaaaaaacttacaaacaaacaaaaaaacaaggtgGGGGTCGTCAACACGTCCCCAGAGTGAAATCTAGCACGTTAAAAAGGAacgagaaagaaaagaaagaaagagaagaagatggAGTGAGTTAAAAAGAGCTGAGCCAAAAACACGTTCACGTTCCTGTCCATCAGTCTGTCCTTTCGCTTatgcgtgtgtgagtgcgaATGTGGTGgggggtgtatatgtgtatatatatatatatatatatatatatatatatatatatatatatatatatatatatatatatgcgtgccTTCTTAAAGCCCCTTCTTTCAGTGTCCTGAGCcagacaggaaggcagagcgaggCAGTCAGCAGGCTCTTCCTGTAGCTCGGGGGCTGATTCCTGTCACCGGTGTCCATTTTGGAGCGAGTCCCGTGCTTCGAGCGGCGTCCCGTGAAGATGCGCGGCTTGGCCCAAAGTTCTACGAGGCGTGGGGTGTGTTGTCAAAAGGAACAAAtggaaggaaaataaaaggaaataataataacaataataataataataataataataataataataataaaaaaggaaaggggagggagaaaaaaagaaaaagaataaaagaaaatcacacGCTCATCGTCATGTTGGGTGAATACTGGAACGAGAAGGGAAAAGATATGTGAGAAGACGGATACAGGACGGTCGTGGTATTATTACAGGATCTGTGTGTTATGCGTCTTCAGCTACTCACACTTTCGCTTTGGAACGGGTTGAGGAAGTTGCCGCCCATCTCGCCGTCGTCTCGCGGTGTGCCCGGCGGGTTATTCATGCCTGCCATGTTGCTGGGCGAGTTCTATgaggagggggagagaaaaGCCCGAGACGTTTTTCAGAGACATGCAGCACATCGTCCTGGTCAAGAGTCGTGGTGGTGCATCACTCACTCGTTTACACCTGGAGCGTTAACATCCGGTTTATACCGGTTTACTCCAATATACTCCCTTCAGTAACATCCATCAAGTTTCTTCCTTCCTgcatccttctttctttctttcggcCAGTTTAGAGTTGCGAGTATACTCTTATTTaacgtttttctttctttcatcctcaGTTTGTTCATCTTTCCTCAGCAGAGGCTAAAACCATTAttaaggacagctctcaccctggctttgatccgTTCAacctgttgccctcagggagacgttacaggtgcatcaaaacaaggactaatagatttaagaatagttttttcccaaaagctattaccattctaaacacatacatgtactgagtccacagcatatgtatatagtgtctcaaaactgtgcatctCATAGGACCTCCCCCCTCCGCCCCAATATCtcgtttatttatcttgtttattcttcttgtttattttatgtacatgttggcacggaaaaaggagtggctcttaatttcattgtacatgtgtatagtgacgataaaaggcattcattcattcattcattcctccaAGCTAATTTCAAGTTGCCATCGTGTCTTTCTTTTATCCTTTCCTCCTTCCAACCGTTTCAGAATTGCCAATATACtctatctaaaaaaaataataataaaataaaaatgtgaaaaaatgtaaaaaaaaaaaaaaaaaaaaaaaggcaactcCGTTCTTTCCTCCTTCCTTTCCAACAATTTAGAGCGTATCCAAATAGActttttagattaaaaaaaatttatatatgaaATTTCTTTTGTAGATCCTTTTTCAAGAGAGGGTTTTCTCCTTCATCCCATTTCCTCCTTTCTTCCTATTTTGTTGCCTAGATACTCCAACAACatattatatttctttattattgctTCACTCTTTCCTCACTGCCTTCTTCCTTTCGTTCATCTTTCCTCCCAGCAATTTAGACCTGCCAACATCATAACTCCAATAAAATGCTTATgaaatcattatcattattcttccttcctcctttccaactcattctttctttactctttcttccttttttttttttttagaatgtacTCTAATCACgtttacaaaagaaaaatggaggTCTCCCCCGTCGTGATACCCGAGATAATGACCGGTCGTGAAGATGTTTCTGTCTCGGATGCCCAGCATGTATGAATTTATGTGTTAACGAAAGGTTTTTAAAGTTATTCACCTTTGGCAACCCATCCATGTCACCGGAccctacaaataaaaaaaaaaagttcagaatGAGACAAGACGACCAACAGGGGGAGCTTTAATACAACAAGTGAGGGTCAGATGTGCTGGATGACGCCATGGTAGCACGCTCACCTAATGATCCGTTCATATGATGAGGCTCCATGGAGCCCATCCCTCCCATCGGACCGTCAGGGCCCGGGCCCATCGGGAACTGCGAACACACAAACGTACGTTTAGGCAGCCGGCCACCTGCTGCAGGGATACTCCTGGAACGGCTTCACTCAAGAAGACGGCTTCGTTAGCggaaaattgtttaaaaagcGTTGTGCCGTTGCCGTGCGAGggaaattcaattaaattcaatcgGATAATCGAGCTCAGCCGATCAAACGCTTGAAGCTAAACGTGTGTTAAATCCAAAGCAACCCCTCAGTCCACAGTTTCAGCGAGAGCACTCACGTTGGGTCTGTTGCCTCCGGGGCCGATGGGGTTCATCATTGTGTATATGTTTTCGCTCGAGTTCGTCGAATCTGCGCAAGAAAGACAAGTCAAAGATCAgttttgagggaaaaaaataaatacatttttaaaaaatctatcgCATTTATGAACTCATCCCACAGGTCAATCCCACCCAATATAGTCTCGCTTATATAATAACTGATCGATATGAAGCTCAGCCAAAGCGCAGCTTGATGCCCGCTGTGCTTCTTTAAACATTCACAAGGCAGTGAAGATGGCCATAATGTCCGATCCCAGGCAGTGGGTTAGGATTACATCACTCTGAATGGGGGATGGGAGGAAATGTTGtacactgtgagtgtgtgtgtgtttttcccccacTCTCTGTGCTGAGCTACAAAGGCAATGCAGCAACCTTGCACTGACATTGGCTGCCGAGACAGAGGGCGAGCGGGAAGCACCGAGCATCATTCGGTGCGACTGGGAGATGATCAGATTCCGCTGATCgcaggagtgtgtgaatgtgtgtataacTGTTGATTTTTACACACCTCCTGGACTTGGCATGATGGGAGTTCCTGGAGGACCACCTCCCCCTGGAGGACCCTGAGGAAGatgagcacgcacacacacacacgcaaacacacacacacggatctcATTTTTAGGAACGCCATATAACGCTATTCTCAGCTCCAGAAATGCCGGAGGAGAAATTTTAAACAAAGTTGCAGTAGACACAGGGGAGACATTATGGCAGTATGATTAATGCCCACATATTCTGCTTGTCCAAATACAAGGCCCGGAGCTAAACAGAAGAATATAGTAATTGCTcgagaaaagatttttttttttttaaaaaagattatttttaaaaatcaatatgtTTAGAGAGTTAAATATGTGCTTAGGCATACTTTTTGCTTCCAGAGGAAATCATTAACTAGTGTTCGTGTGGAGAGGGACAGAGTTGGCACTACAGGCCCACGATGGTGGCGTGTGTCTGTTACTTACCACGTAGTTGCCCGGAGATGAGGAGGAGTACGCTATCTGTGAGGGAAAAAAGGGAGGAAAACCACAGATGGGTggaatctttaaaaaataattacatttggtTTGTTTTACTAGACTTGATGAAACGAATCACTTTAGCTTTATATTACTAGACTTGACAGAGTGAACCACTTTTAAGTGACTGACTCATTAAGTGAATCGCTTTGCTTCGCTTCACGACATTAGTCACTTTGGTTCACTACATGACATGAATCACTTTGCTTCACTTTATGACATGGACCATTTTGTTTCCCTTAAAGACACGAATCACTTGACATGACCGCCTTAATTCACCTGATCATGTGAATCACTCTGGATCACCCGACGACGTCTATCATTTTTAGTTTGCATGAACACATGAATCGCTTTGGATGGTTTGATGACACGAGTCACTTTGATTCACCTGAAATGGTGCACTTTGGGTCGCTTGATGACACAAATTATCTTGTTTAGCTCGACTGACCATCAGTTTGGTGCACCTGATGACGTGGATCAATTTGCACACTGTTTTATTAGACTTGAAGTGAATGATTGGTATACATGATGAAGTGAATCACTTTGGTTCACTTGACGAGAATCGTTTTTGAACTTTGTTTTACTGGACTTGATGAAGTGAATCACTTTGGTTCACTTGAAGTGAATCACTGTGAACTTTGTTTTACTGGACTTGAAGTGAATTACTTTGGTATACAAGATGAAGAGTATCACTGTGGTTCACTCAAAGTGAATCGCGTTAAATTTTTTAACTAGAGTTGAAGCAAATCACATTCAAATTTGTTTAACTTGCATCCATCGCTTTGGCTCATTAGACAAAGTGAATCACCTCCCGTCATAAAAAGGGTGCTACATAAATACAAATGCATTGTGGGGGATGGTCAGACTTACCGAGTTAGTGTTGGGATTCGGCCAGGGACCCCGTCCTCCTGGACCCCTGAGAGAACAACAGACAGATGAGTGGGAGGAGAAAAGACTAAAGCGACCCACACCATAAACTAGCTTGTCTGACATGTGTTTTGCCCAAAGCGATGACGCTGATGACGATGATGGAGGCTTGCGGTTGCTACTCACATGTTCATTCCTGGCATGCCTGGCCCACCCAGAGAGTTTGGAGGTGGCCTCATTGCACCGTAGTTCTACGAAAAGGTGAAAGTTTAATCTTTATTAAGAGACAGAAACTTGCAGCGATCACTTGAGCAACAGAAGAGTCGCCGTGAGTTAAAAGCTTTCATATCTGATAGCGTAATGGGGTATTCAAGACATACCTGAGGACCCATGCTGCCCATCCCTCTAGGTGGATTCATTCTCATCGGGCCACCCATGCTAGGGTGTCCTGAATGACCGGGGgggtgagggaaaaaaaaaaaaaaaaaaactaagtatGCTTTAATCTGattcaaaacaaaatcaacacgCTGATCATTTTGTGGGTTCTGGCTTTGTGTGTGGCTCGTCTAGACTAATACCTTGTGGTCTGGTTGGGTCCAGATTGTTTGGCAAGAGTGGCTGTGACCCAGGAACCCCGACAGGAGGCTGAggacaaaaaaacccaaacatatCAAAAAGGGAAATACGGAACAGTGAAAACCCAAAAGACGAGCCGAGTGTGAACGTGGGGCTGTTGTGAATTCACGTAAAACCTGCTTTGACTTATCACAGTAAACCAAGACGACTCGTGGTCACATGATACAAAGCACACGGTGTCGTAGTTCCATCACGTGCGGtcattaataagacaaacaaacaaacaaacaaacatctcgTACTCTCAAGAATGTGGAAGATCTATGGGACCAACAAGACCCGTGCCTTGACG
Protein-coding regions in this window:
- the zgc:110158 gene encoding single-stranded DNA-binding protein 3 isoform X3, which gives rise to MYAKGKGAVVPSDSQAREKLALYVYEYLLHVGAQKSAQTFLSEIRWEKNITLGEPPGFLHSWWCVFWDLYCAAPDRRETCEHSSEAKAFHDYSAAAAPSPVMGNMPPNDGMPGGPMPPGFFQPFMSPRYPGGPRPSLRMPNQPPVGVPGSQPLLPNNLDPTRPQGHPSMGGPMRMNPPRGMGSMGPQNYGAMRPPPNSLGGPGMPGMNMGPGGRGPWPNPNTNSIAYSSSSPGNYVGPPGGGGPPGTPIMPSPGDSTNSSENIYTMMNPIGPGGNRPNFPMGPGPDGPMGGMGSMEPHHMNGSLGSGDMDGLPKVNNFKNLSLTHKFIHAGHPRQKHLHDRSLSRVSRRGRPPFFFCKRD
- the zgc:110158 gene encoding single-stranded DNA-binding protein 3 isoform X2, yielding MYAKGKGAVVPSDSQAREKLALYVYEYLLHVGAQKSAQTFLSEIRWEKNITLGEPPGFLHSWWCVFWDLYCAAPDRRETCEHSSEAKAFHDYSAAAAPSPVMGNMPPNDGMPGGPMPPGFFQGPPGSQPSPHAQPPPHNPSNPMMGPHGQPFMSPRYPGGPRPSLRMPNQPPVGVPGSQPLLPNNLDPTRPQGHPSMGGPMRMNPPRGMGSMGPQNYGAMRPPPNSLGGPGMPGMNMGPGGRGPWPNPNTNSIAYSSSSPGNYVGPPGGGGPPGTPIMPSPGDSTNSSENIYTMMNPIGPGGNRPNFPMGPGPDGPMGGMGSMEPHHMNGSLGSGDMDGLPKNSPSNMAGMNNPPGTPRDDGEMGGNFLNPFQSESYSPNMTMSV
- the zgc:110158 gene encoding single-stranded DNA-binding protein 3 isoform X6, with translation MNIITSLWFGLVVLALLGTTAEVMLVTVADFRTQVTVVQSDGVLLTSHPNNRRNEDGGRSAAAAPSPVMGNMPPNDGMPGGPMPPGFFQPFMSPRYPGGPRPSLRMPNQPPVGVPGSQPLLPNNLDPTRPQGHPSMGGPMRMNPPRGMGSMGPQNYGAMRPPPNSLGGPGMPGMNMGPGGRGPWPNPNTNSIAYSSSSPGNYVGPPGGGGPPGTPIMPSPGDSTNSSENIYTMMNPIGPGGNRPNFPMGPGPDGPMGGMGSMEPHHMNGSLGSGDMDGLPKVNNFKNLSLTHKFIHAGHPRQKHLHDRSLSRVSRRGRPPFFFCKRD
- the zgc:110158 gene encoding single-stranded DNA-binding protein 3 isoform X1, with the translated sequence MYAKGKGAVVPSDSQAREKLALYVYEYLLHVGAQKSAQTFLSEIRWEKNITLGEPPGFLHSWWCVFWDLYCAAPDRRETCEHSSEAKAFHDYSAAAAPSPVMGNMPPNDGMPGGPMPPGFFQGPPGSQPSPHAQPPPHNPSNPMMGPHGQPFMSPRYPGGPRPSLRMPNQPPVGVPGSQPLLPNNLDPTRPQGHPSMGGPMRMNPPRGMGSMGPQNYGAMRPPPNSLGGPGMPGMNMGPGGRGPWPNPNTNSIAYSSSSPGNYVGPPGGGGPPGTPIMPSPGDSTNSSENIYTMMNPIGPGGNRPNFPMGPGPDGPMGGMGSMEPHHMNGSLGSGDMDGLPKVNNFKNLSLTHKFIHAGHPRQKHLHDRSLSRVSRRGRPPFFFCKRD
- the zgc:110158 gene encoding single-stranded DNA-binding protein 3 isoform X5, which translates into the protein MNIITSLWFGLVVLALLGTTAEVMLVTVADFRTQVTVVQSDGVLLTSHPNNRRNEDGGRSAAAAPSPVMGNMPPNDGMPGGPMPPGFFQGPPGSQPSPHAQPPPHNPSNPMMGPHGQPFMSPRYPGGPRPSLRMPNQPPVGVPGSQPLLPNNLDPTRPQGHPSMGGPMRMNPPRGMGSMGPQNYGAMRPPPNSLGGPGMPGMNMGPGGRGPWPNPNTNSIAYSSSSPGNYVGPPGGGGPPGTPIMPSPGDSTNSSENIYTMMNPIGPGGNRPNFPMGPGPDGPMGGMGSMEPHHMNGSLGSGDMDGLPKVNNFKNLSLTHKFIHAGHPRQKHLHDRSLSRVSRRGRPPFFFCKRD
- the zgc:110158 gene encoding single-stranded DNA-binding protein 3 isoform X4, which codes for MYAKGKGAVVPSDSQAREKLALYVYEYLLHVGAQKSAQTFLSEIRWEKNITLGEPPGFLHSWWCVFWDLYCAAPDRRETCEHSSEAKAFHDYSAAAAPSPVMGNMPPNDGMPGGPMPPGFFQPFMSPRYPGGPRPSLRMPNQPPVGVPGSQPLLPNNLDPTRPQGHPSMGGPMRMNPPRGMGSMGPQNYGAMRPPPNSLGGPGMPGMNMGPGGRGPWPNPNTNSIAYSSSSPGNYVGPPGGGGPPGTPIMPSPGDSTNSSENIYTMMNPIGPGGNRPNFPMGPGPDGPMGGMGSMEPHHMNGSLGSGDMDGLPKNSPSNMAGMNNPPGTPRDDGEMGGNFLNPFQSESYSPNMTMSV